The following proteins are co-located in the Streptomyces asiaticus genome:
- a CDS encoding GMC family oxidoreductase, which translates to MVSDFDYIVVGAGSAGAVVAARLTEAPDVRVLLLEAGKDDAAAQIHDPTAWFSLIGGEHDWGYTTVPQPGLAGHPQAAVRGKVLGGSSSINVMTYVRGHLGTFDAWAADGCPGWDAASVLETFRALEHAEDRDPRFRGTGGPLRLSRAVTPNPLSTAFLDAAKELGYPYNDDFNGAESDGAGRHEWTIHEGRRQSTAVAYLDPAMDRPNLTVRTEAHAQRLLFEGTRCVGVEYAGSGGYAGSGGVARRVRAAREVIVCAGSVDSPKLLMLSGIGPAGHLREVGVPVLVDAPEVGANLQDHPLVGLVHEAGTPLPPPPPTTAEAALFTRTAPGVPRPDLEVFLFHIPFHPRLLPFPPNSFTLTVAAMQPHSRGTVRLSGADPEDRPLIDPGYLSDGRDLATLVQGVELARSLAATDAFEAWQPRELLPGPGVTDRDGLADFVRENTGTYFHHVGTCRMGGDEQSVVDPRLRVRGVDGLRVADGSIMPSIVSANTNAACVMIGEMAAELIRADA; encoded by the coding sequence ATGGTGAGCGACTTCGACTACATCGTGGTGGGGGCGGGGTCGGCGGGCGCCGTGGTGGCGGCCCGGCTGACCGAAGCCCCGGACGTACGGGTGCTGCTGCTGGAGGCCGGGAAGGACGACGCGGCAGCGCAGATCCACGACCCCACCGCGTGGTTCAGCCTCATCGGGGGCGAGCACGACTGGGGCTACACCACCGTCCCGCAGCCGGGGCTGGCCGGGCATCCGCAGGCCGCCGTGCGCGGCAAGGTGCTCGGCGGCTCCAGCAGCATCAATGTGATGACCTACGTCCGGGGCCACCTCGGCACCTTCGACGCCTGGGCCGCCGACGGCTGCCCCGGCTGGGACGCCGCCTCGGTGCTGGAGACCTTCCGCGCCCTGGAGCACGCCGAGGACCGCGACCCGCGCTTCCGCGGCACCGGCGGCCCGCTGCGGCTCAGCCGGGCCGTGACGCCCAACCCGCTGAGCACCGCCTTCCTCGACGCCGCCAAGGAACTCGGCTACCCCTACAACGACGACTTCAACGGCGCGGAGAGCGACGGCGCCGGACGCCATGAGTGGACCATCCACGAGGGGCGCCGCCAGAGCACGGCGGTCGCCTATCTCGATCCGGCGATGGACCGCCCCAACCTCACCGTGCGCACCGAGGCCCACGCACAGCGGCTGCTCTTCGAGGGCACCCGCTGCGTCGGGGTCGAATACGCGGGCTCCGGCGGTTATGCGGGCTCCGGCGGTGTGGCACGTCGGGTGCGCGCGGCGCGTGAGGTCATCGTGTGCGCGGGCTCGGTGGACTCGCCCAAGCTGCTGATGCTCTCCGGAATCGGCCCGGCCGGCCATCTGCGCGAGGTGGGCGTCCCGGTGCTGGTGGACGCCCCCGAGGTGGGGGCCAATCTCCAGGACCACCCCCTGGTCGGGCTGGTCCACGAGGCGGGCACTCCGCTGCCGCCGCCTCCGCCGACCACCGCCGAGGCCGCCCTGTTCACCCGGACCGCCCCCGGGGTGCCCCGCCCCGACCTCGAGGTGTTCCTCTTTCACATCCCGTTCCACCCCAGGCTGCTGCCGTTCCCGCCGAACAGCTTCACCCTGACCGTCGCCGCGATGCAGCCCCACAGCCGGGGCACGGTCCGGCTCTCCGGCGCGGACCCCGAGGACCGGCCGCTGATCGACCCCGGCTATCTCAGCGACGGAAGGGACCTCGCCACCCTGGTCCAGGGGGTCGAACTGGCCCGGTCGCTGGCGGCCACCGACGCGTTCGAGGCATGGCAGCCGCGCGAACTGCTGCCCGGCCCCGGGGTGACCGACCGGGACGGCCTGGCCGACTTCGTCCGCGAGAACACCGGCACCTACTTCCACCACGTCGGCACCTGCCGGATGGGCGGGGACGAGCAATCGGTGGTGGACCCCCGGCTGCGCGTCCGCGGCGTCGACGGGCTGCGGGTCGCCGATGGATCGATCATGCCGTCGATCGTCTCGGCCAATACCAACGCGGCCTGCGTCATGATCGGCGAGATGGCCGCCGAACTGATCCGCGCCGACGCCTGA
- a CDS encoding family 2B encapsulin nanocompartment shell protein, translating into MTTSVEPGSGTDISQPQLSLGTAAARNLATTTKSVPQMQGLTSRWLLRMLPWVQVPGGSYRVNRRASHTLGDGRVEFTTTGSQVRVIPVELRELPLLRRFEDTAVLEALADRFAQREFAPGDVLVEAGRPADELLLIAHGKVDKLTEGAFDEPSVIGSAAGGDHIGEPELTAAEAGTWGVTVKAVTSCTVLALPRQEFEEQLDRSPELRAHVEAVRSAPETERNEHGEAAIALASGHSGEPVLPGTFAEYELTPREFELSVAQTVLRVHTRVADLYNEPMNQVEQQLRLTIEALRERQEHELINNPEIGLLHNADLSQRIHTRSGPPTPDDLDALLATVWKDPGLILAHPRAIAAIGRQFNSRGISPQPTEVNGHALPAWRGVPILPCNKIPVSGSGVSSILVLRTGEENQGVIGLHRTGIPDEYQPSLSVRFMGISEQAIISYLVSAYYSAAVLVPDALGILENVEVGL; encoded by the coding sequence ATGACGACGTCCGTTGAACCGGGTTCCGGTACCGACATTTCGCAGCCACAGTTGAGCCTCGGCACGGCGGCCGCGCGGAATCTGGCGACGACGACCAAATCCGTTCCGCAAATGCAGGGCCTCACCTCGCGGTGGCTGCTGCGCATGCTGCCGTGGGTGCAGGTTCCGGGTGGTTCCTACCGGGTGAACCGCCGGGCGTCCCATACGCTCGGCGACGGCCGGGTGGAGTTCACCACCACCGGATCACAGGTGCGGGTCATCCCGGTCGAGCTGCGCGAGTTGCCGCTGCTGCGCCGGTTCGAGGACACCGCGGTGCTCGAGGCCCTGGCGGACCGCTTCGCCCAGCGGGAGTTCGCGCCCGGCGATGTGCTGGTGGAGGCCGGGCGCCCGGCCGATGAGCTCCTCCTCATCGCCCACGGCAAGGTCGACAAATTGACCGAGGGCGCGTTCGACGAACCCTCGGTGATCGGCTCGGCCGCCGGTGGCGACCACATCGGGGAGCCGGAGCTGACCGCCGCCGAGGCGGGCACCTGGGGCGTCACCGTGAAGGCCGTGACGTCCTGCACGGTGCTGGCCCTGCCCCGGCAGGAGTTCGAGGAGCAGCTGGACCGCTCACCGGAGCTGCGCGCGCATGTGGAGGCGGTGCGCTCGGCGCCGGAGACCGAGCGGAACGAGCATGGGGAGGCGGCCATCGCGCTGGCCTCGGGACACTCGGGCGAGCCGGTCCTGCCGGGCACCTTCGCGGAGTACGAGCTGACGCCTCGGGAGTTCGAGCTGAGCGTGGCCCAGACCGTGCTGCGCGTCCACACCCGCGTCGCCGACCTCTACAACGAGCCCATGAACCAGGTCGAGCAGCAGCTCCGCCTCACCATCGAGGCCCTGCGCGAACGCCAGGAGCACGAGCTCATCAACAACCCCGAGATCGGCCTGCTGCACAACGCCGACCTGTCCCAGCGCATTCACACCCGCAGCGGTCCGCCCACCCCCGACGACCTCGACGCGCTGCTGGCCACCGTCTGGAAGGACCCGGGGCTGATCCTGGCGCATCCGCGCGCCATCGCGGCGATCGGCCGGCAGTTCAACAGCCGTGGCATCTCCCCGCAGCCCACGGAGGTGAACGGGCACGCGCTGCCGGCCTGGCGAGGGGTGCCCATCCTGCCGTGCAACAAGATTCCGGTCTCCGGGAGCGGGGTGAGCTCGATTCTCGTTCTGCGCACCGGGGAGGAGAACCAGGGGGTCATCGGACTGCACCGCACCGGAATTCCCGACGAATACCAGCCGAGCCTCTCGGTGCGCTTCATGGGAATCAGCGAGCAGGCCATCATCTCGTATCTCGTCAGCGCCTACTATTCCGCGGCCGTGCTCGTCCCGGACGCGCTCGGAATTCTGGAGAACGTGGAAGTCGGGCTCTGA
- a CDS encoding family 2B encapsulin nanocompartment shell protein produces MTTSVESGEQPLSLGTAAARNLATTTKSVPQMQAISSRWLLRVLPWVQVSAGTYRVNRRLTYTVGDGRVEFITTGSQVRVIPPELGELPTLRGFGVTSVLESLADGCVQREYAPGDVLVEAGRPADQVFLIAHGKVRQIAPGAYDEGSTLAVLADGEYFGDAVLTGPERTWEFTARAITRTTVLTLPRRVVQEAADRSAALRDHLQGLAERTAPAQNRRGEADIAIASGHAGEPTLPGTFVDYELEPREYELSVAQTVLRVHTRVADLYNEPMNQVEQQLRLTIEALRERQEHELVNNREFGLLHNADLSQRIHTRSGPPTPDDLDELLARRRKTQYLLAHPRTIAAFGRECSNRGLYPQGVEVAGIAVRAWRGVPLLPCNKIPISESGTSSILAMRTGEESQGVIGLHQTGIPDEYEPSLNVRFMGISEQAVTSYLVSAYYSAAILVPDAVGVLEDVEIGR; encoded by the coding sequence ATGACCACCTCCGTGGAGTCCGGTGAGCAGCCGCTGAGTCTGGGCACGGCCGCCGCACGGAATCTGGCGACCACCACCAAGTCCGTTCCGCAGATGCAGGCCATCTCCTCCCGGTGGCTGCTGCGCGTCCTCCCCTGGGTCCAGGTGTCGGCCGGTACGTACCGGGTGAACCGCCGGCTGACCTACACGGTCGGGGACGGGCGGGTGGAGTTCATCACCACCGGATCACAGGTGCGGGTCATCCCGCCGGAGCTGGGCGAGCTGCCGACGCTGCGCGGCTTCGGGGTCACCTCGGTGCTGGAGTCGCTGGCCGACGGCTGTGTCCAGCGCGAGTACGCGCCGGGGGATGTGCTGGTGGAGGCGGGCCGCCCGGCCGACCAGGTGTTCCTGATCGCCCATGGCAAGGTCCGCCAGATCGCCCCCGGCGCGTATGACGAGGGCAGCACGCTGGCGGTGCTGGCCGACGGGGAGTACTTCGGCGACGCGGTCCTGACCGGTCCGGAGCGCACCTGGGAGTTCACCGCCCGGGCCATCACCCGGACCACGGTGCTCACCCTCCCCCGCCGCGTGGTCCAGGAGGCCGCCGACCGCTCCGCGGCGCTGCGCGACCATCTCCAGGGGCTCGCCGAGCGGACCGCGCCCGCTCAGAACCGGCGCGGTGAGGCCGATATCGCCATCGCGTCCGGCCACGCGGGCGAGCCGACGCTGCCGGGCACGTTCGTGGACTACGAACTGGAGCCTCGGGAGTACGAGCTGAGCGTGGCCCAGACCGTGCTGCGCGTCCACACCCGCGTCGCCGACCTCTACAACGAGCCCATGAACCAGGTCGAGCAGCAGCTCCGCCTCACCATCGAGGCCCTGCGCGAACGCCAGGAGCACGAGCTGGTCAACAACCGGGAATTCGGTCTGCTGCACAACGCCGATCTGTCCCAGCGCATTCACACCCGCAGCGGTCCGCCCACCCCCGACGACCTCGACGAGCTGCTGGCCCGGCGCCGCAAGACCCAGTATCTGCTGGCGCATCCGCGCACCATCGCCGCCTTCGGGCGGGAGTGCAGCAACCGTGGTCTGTATCCGCAGGGCGTGGAGGTGGCCGGGATCGCGGTGCGGGCGTGGCGCGGGGTTCCGCTGCTGCCCTGCAACAAGATCCCGATCAGCGAGTCCGGCACCAGCTCGATCCTGGCGATGCGCACCGGGGAGGAGAGCCAGGGGGTCATCGGTCTGCATCAGACCGGTATCCCGGACGAGTACGAGCCCAGTCTGAACGTCCGGTTCATGGGCATCAGCGAGCAGGCCGTGACGTCCTATCTGGTCTCCGCCTACTACTCGGCGGCGATTCTGGTGCCCGATGCCGTCGGTGTGCTGGAGGACGTCGAGATCGGCCGCTGA